The following nucleotide sequence is from Nitrospira sp..
CAAACGGTGCCAGTCGTCATCATGACGCACATGGCGAAAGAACGGGATATTCAACGGGCCTTGAAAGAGATCAACACCATGCCCTACATTTCGGAACCCACGACGCTCATCAGGGTGGAGGGGCGTGACGAATGATGCGGAGCATCGGTCCTCTGAAGACCGCAGATTGGTGACGAGGTCATGATTCGCTGGCGCGGCATCATCGAAGAGTACCGGAAGTTCCTTCCGGTCACCGTTCACACTCCCGTCGTGACCTTGGGCGAGGGCAATACGCCGTTGATCCGGGCCGCACGACTGGCGAAGAAAATCGCCCCCGGTATCGATCTCTATCTCAAGTACGAGGGGATGAACCCCACCGGGTCTTTCAAGGATCGCGGCATGACCCTGGCGATCTCGAAGGCCTTGGAGGGCGGTGCTCGAGCGGTGATTTGTGCCTCGACGGGGAACACGTCGGCCTCGGCGGCGGCCTATGGGGCGCGCGCCGGACTCGCAGTGTACGTCTTGATTCCTGCCGGGAAGATCGCCTTGGGTAAATTGTCGCAGGCGATGATGCACCAGGCGACGGTCATCCAGGTGGAAGGGAATTTCGATCAAGCGTTGACCATCGTCAAGGAGTTGTCGGCCACCTATCCGGTGGAACTGGTCAATTCGTTGAACCCGTTCCGCATCGAAGGGCAAAAAACGGCGGCCATGGAGATCTGTGACGATCTGGGCGATGCGCCGACCCTGCATGTACTTCCTGTGGGCAATGCGGGTAATATTACCGCCTACTGGAGCGGTTATAAGGAATATCGCGCTGCGAATCAGACGACGCGTGTCCCGCAGATGATGGGGTTCCAGGCTGCGGGAGCGGCCCCGATCGTGTTGGGGCACGTGGTGGAGGCTCCGCAGACTGTCGCCACCGCCATCCGTATCGGCAATCCGGCCAGCTGGCAATCGGCGTTGACAGCCGTGCGGGAGTCCTCGGGGGCCATCGATATGGTGACCGACGAAGAGATTCTCCACGCCTATGCGCTGGTGGCAAGCGAAGAAGGAGTGTTTTGCGAGCCGGCGTCCGCAACGTCGGTGGCCGGTGTCATCAAGATGAGCCAGGCCGGCTTGTTGAAAGAAGGTGTCACAGTCGTCTGCACGTTGACAGGCCATGGTCTAAAAGATGCCGATACGGCGATCAGCATTTCGCGTCAGCCTAAAACGGTAAAAGCCACCCGCGATGATGTGGCCCGCCTCCTTGATGTGTGATTATCTCGAGACCATCGCATGAAATACGTCATTCTCCATGCCGACGGCATGGCTGATATTCCCTGTTCTGAACTCGGCGGAAAAACGCCGCTGGAGGCGGCTGCGACGCCACACCTGGATCGGATTGCGCAGAGCGGAGAATTCGGGCTGCTGAGTTTCCCGTTTGATACGGGTCCGGCGGCGAGCGAAGTTACAAGCGTGGCTATCCTAGGATATGATCCCCGGAAATACTATCCGGGACCTGGTCCGCTGGAAGCCGCCGGATTGGGCGTGACGGTCGGCGAGCAGGATGTGGTCTTTCGCTGCACGATGGTGACGGTGCGGGGCGAACACACGGCCGGTTCGAAGGATCGCGTTGCCGATATCAAGAAATTAGGGCCGCATGTAGTGATGGACGATGCCACAGCCGGTCTGATTGAGACAGAGCAGGCGCGTGAGTTATTGGAGGCGGTCAACGAGCAACTCGGTTCGGAATCGATTCAGTTCTATCCCGGCTCGGGCCATCGGCATTTGATGGTGTGGGTCGGGGGGAAAGCCCGTTCCCTCTGCGTCGATCCGCAGCAATTGGTCGGCGCGTCGATTGCCGATGCGCTGCCCGGCGGCGACGGGGCTGATGTCTTGCGCAAGATCATGGATGCCTCGCTGTTTATCCTGCGGGGTCATCCGGTCAACGACGAACGGGAACAGGAAGGGTTGAAACCGGCGAATTGTCTGTGGCTCTGGGGGCAGGGGCGCGCATCCCTCTGGCCGCCGCTTCCGGAGCGGTATGAGGTGACCGGCGCGGTCGTAGCGTTCAGCGATGTCCACCGGGGAGCCGGTGTCTGTGCTGGGTTGGAGCCGGTGGAACTTCCGAGCCATGACATGACGGAAGCGGAAAAATTTTCGGCCTGCGTCGAGGCGGCAGAGCGAGAGCTGGGGCGGAAGGATTTCGTCTATCTTCATGCGGGACTTTCCGATGACGTGCTCCATGCCCCTGATGTGCAGGACAAGGTGCGAGCGATCGAACGGTTCGATGCAGCGGTCGTGGGGCCGATACTTACGGCCTTGGCCGCCCATCCGTCTTACCGACTTTTGCTGGTCTGTGATCCCGGTTTGGCGAAGGCCAAGGGATCGGACGTTCCGCCGATTCTCTACGCCCTGTGCGATAAGGTGGCCCCGGCTCAAGCGGAGGCCGGTAAGCGATTCCATGAACGAGACGCGTCGGCTTCCGGAGCGGGGCCGCGCGATGCGACCAAATTGTTGGCGCGCCTGTTTCCTCGCGGAGCCTAACGGTCGTGGCATTGATCGTTCAGAAATACGGCGGGACCTCCGTCGGAACTATCGAACGGATTCACCGGGTGGCCGAGCGGGTTGAGCGGGCCCACAAAGACGGCCATGGTGTGGTAGTTGTGCTGTCGGCGATGAGCGGTGAGACGGATCGGCTCATCAAGCTGGCCCATGAGGTCACCGGCACGCCCGACGAGCGTGAAATGGACATGCTGCTCTCGACAGGGGAGCGGGTGACCATTGCGCTGTTGGCCATGGACTTGCGTGGGCGCGGAGTGAACGCCCGCTCCTTTACCGGTCGGCAGGTCGGCATCCATACCGACAGCGCCCATACCAAAGCCAGAATTTCCCGCGTGACCGCCGATCGTATTCGGAATGCGTTGGCGGAAGGTATTGTGCCTGTCGTGGCCGGGTTCCAGGGCATTAATGCCAGTTCGGATGTGACCACCCTGGGGCGCGGCGGGTCGGATTTGACTGCGGTCGCCCTTGCGGCGGCATTGAAGGCCGATCGATGCATCATTTACACGGATGTGGACGGCGTCTACACGGCCGATCCGAATATCGTGCCTGCCGCGCGGCGCCTCGAGAAGATTTCTTATGAAGAGATGCTCGAGATGGCGAGCCTCGGGGCCAAAGTATTACAGAGCCGATCGGTGGAGTTTGCGGCCAAGTATGCGGTGCCGGTCGAGGTCAATTCGAGTTTCAAGGAAGGAAAGGGAACGCTCGTGACACGTGAAGATGCCGATATGGAAGGGGTCATGGTATCCGGGGTCACGGGCGACCGTAATCAGGCCAAGATTACGATTGTCGGCGTGCCGGATCGTCCGGGCATCGCCGCGCGGGTGTTCGGCGCGGTGGCCGCAGCCAACATCGTGGTCGACATGATCATCCAGAACGTGAGTCAGGCCTCCATGACGGACATCTCGTTCACGGTCCCCAAGCCGGACTTGCGCAAGGCCGTCGACCTCGTACAGCAGTTGGCGCAGGAAGTTGGTGCTCGGTCGGTGGCGGTCACGGAAGCCATCGCCAAAGTTTCATTGATCGGCGTGGGGATGCGCTCTCACTCCGGCGTGGCGGCAAAAATGTTCGAGGTGTTGTCCCGCGAAGGCGTCAACATCATGATGATCAGTACGTCGGAGATCAAAATCTCCTGCGTGATCGAGGAAAAATATCTGGAGTTGGCGATGCGGACGCTCCATACGGCATTCGGGCTTGATCGGGTGTCGGCTCCTGCGTTGGGCTAGTCTCGACAGTTCGACCGCATCCCTGATACGCTCAGTACACTCATGACCACCCGGCGTACGAAACAAC
It contains:
- a CDS encoding threonine synthase → MIRWRGIIEEYRKFLPVTVHTPVVTLGEGNTPLIRAARLAKKIAPGIDLYLKYEGMNPTGSFKDRGMTLAISKALEGGARAVICASTGNTSASAAAYGARAGLAVYVLIPAGKIALGKLSQAMMHQATVIQVEGNFDQALTIVKELSATYPVELVNSLNPFRIEGQKTAAMEICDDLGDAPTLHVLPVGNAGNITAYWSGYKEYRAANQTTRVPQMMGFQAAGAAPIVLGHVVEAPQTVATAIRIGNPASWQSALTAVRESSGAIDMVTDEEILHAYALVASEEGVFCEPASATSVAGVIKMSQAGLLKEGVTVVCTLTGHGLKDADTAISISRQPKTVKATRDDVARLLDV
- a CDS encoding aspartate kinase, encoding MALIVQKYGGTSVGTIERIHRVAERVERAHKDGHGVVVVLSAMSGETDRLIKLAHEVTGTPDEREMDMLLSTGERVTIALLAMDLRGRGVNARSFTGRQVGIHTDSAHTKARISRVTADRIRNALAEGIVPVVAGFQGINASSDVTTLGRGGSDLTAVALAAALKADRCIIYTDVDGVYTADPNIVPAARRLEKISYEEMLEMASLGAKVLQSRSVEFAAKYAVPVEVNSSFKEGKGTLVTREDADMEGVMVSGVTGDRNQAKITIVGVPDRPGIAARVFGAVAAANIVVDMIIQNVSQASMTDISFTVPKPDLRKAVDLVQQLAQEVGARSVAVTEAIAKVSLIGVGMRSHSGVAAKMFEVLSREGVNIMMISTSEIKISCVIEEKYLELAMRTLHTAFGLDRVSAPALG